In uncultured Cohaesibacter sp., a genomic segment contains:
- a CDS encoding efflux transporter outer membrane subunit, whose product MPLFHLKKRRSTPMAVGILCLLAGCAIPPKDTPLSEFKPVSTYQTGKSFHATTAQWPSDHWWEVYRDRQLDQLMQEGLAEANDIRMAEARLKLAQAATSMSRSSLFPTLGARASVDQERQSYHYLMDKAFVPQGWNDAGIANLNFNWEIDFWGKNRAALAAAKGEQQAAEAEAAAARLAVSSSIAGAYAQLASLYASRDAASSALRVRNDSLKLMQSRYNQQLENESALERAKSNQQNTIANLAEIDEAIALAKNQMAALLGKGPDRGLAIERPRIRGGRYSGLPKDLPLDLLGRRPDIVAARLRAEASVKRIEEAKATFYPNVNLTAMIGRQALGLDLLQKQDATLGSIGPAVSLPILDGGRLRAGYARSKASQEMAVATYDQTLVRALKDVADAVVSKRQLSVRLNATQKAVNAAQNAYDIVKNRYEGGLATYLEVLAAEDAMIGARGAAAALQARSFALDVQLVRALGGGFRDMEKTK is encoded by the coding sequence ATGCCGCTTTTCCATCTGAAAAAACGACGCTCCACGCCGATGGCCGTTGGCATTCTTTGCCTGCTGGCCGGCTGCGCCATCCCCCCGAAAGACACCCCGCTTTCCGAATTCAAACCCGTCAGTACCTATCAGACTGGAAAGTCCTTTCATGCAACAACCGCCCAGTGGCCCTCCGATCACTGGTGGGAAGTCTACCGGGACAGACAGCTCGATCAACTGATGCAGGAAGGCCTGGCGGAGGCCAATGACATCCGGATGGCCGAAGCCCGCCTCAAGCTGGCTCAGGCTGCGACCAGCATGTCCCGCTCGAGCCTGTTCCCCACCCTTGGCGCCCGCGCCTCGGTGGATCAGGAGCGCCAGAGCTATCACTATCTGATGGATAAGGCCTTCGTGCCACAAGGCTGGAACGACGCTGGCATCGCCAACCTCAACTTCAACTGGGAAATCGACTTCTGGGGAAAGAACCGCGCCGCTCTCGCCGCAGCAAAGGGTGAACAGCAGGCCGCCGAAGCGGAAGCCGCCGCCGCTCGTCTTGCCGTCTCCTCCAGCATTGCCGGTGCCTATGCTCAGCTCGCTTCGCTTTACGCCAGCCGTGATGCTGCCTCCAGCGCCCTGCGGGTGCGCAATGACAGCCTGAAGTTGATGCAATCGCGCTACAACCAGCAGCTCGAAAACGAGAGTGCGCTGGAACGGGCCAAGTCCAACCAGCAAAATACCATTGCCAACCTTGCAGAAATCGACGAGGCGATTGCCCTTGCCAAGAACCAGATGGCCGCCCTTCTCGGCAAGGGGCCGGATCGTGGCCTTGCCATCGAGCGCCCCCGGATCAGAGGCGGCCGCTATTCTGGCTTGCCGAAAGACTTGCCGCTCGATCTTCTCGGCCGTCGCCCCGACATCGTGGCAGCGCGTCTGCGGGCTGAAGCCTCGGTCAAGCGCATCGAGGAAGCCAAGGCCACCTTCTATCCAAACGTCAATCTGACGGCAATGATCGGCAGACAGGCGCTTGGGCTCGACCTCCTGCAGAAGCAGGATGCAACCCTTGGCTCGATTGGACCTGCCGTTTCACTGCCAATCCTCGACGGAGGACGCCTGAGAGCCGGGTACGCCCGCTCGAAAGCCAGCCAGGAAATGGCCGTGGCAACCTATGACCAGACCCTCGTAAGAGCTCTCAAGGATGTGGCCGACGCGGTGGTCAGCAAACGCCAGCTCTCCGTGCGCCTCAACGCCACCCAGAAGGCCGTCAACGCGGCCCAGAATGCCTATGACATTGTCAAGAACCGCTATGAAGGCGGCCTTGCAACCTATCTTGAAGTCCTAGCCGCCGAAGACGCCATGATTGGCGCCCGCGGTGCCGCGGCAGCGTTGCAAGCGCGGAGTTTTGCGCTTGATGTACAGTTGGTCCGAGCTCTTGGTGGAGGCTTCCGCGACATGGAGAAAACCAAGTGA
- a CDS encoding TetR/AcrR family transcriptional regulator: MRVKTDEKRQEILRVAAKIFGQNGYHGASMAAISAELGGSKATLYGYFSSKEELFAAVLMQSLDERGQEVFLVLEENADAELAELLRIFGRNYLEFITNEEVLALFRSAVSEEFSGKLSQEIYKNGQVRGWAEVEAYLADKMNRGMLAGPSAKILSLHLKGLLECGIAEPIMYRCPPTLAFDEAVDTAVAAFMRAYGCAPQAQI; the protein is encoded by the coding sequence ATGCGGGTCAAGACGGATGAGAAAAGGCAGGAGATTCTGCGGGTAGCCGCCAAAATCTTCGGCCAAAACGGCTATCACGGTGCCAGCATGGCCGCTATTTCTGCGGAGCTGGGCGGCTCGAAAGCTACACTTTATGGTTACTTTAGCTCTAAGGAAGAGCTGTTTGCTGCTGTCCTGATGCAGTCTCTCGATGAGAGGGGGCAGGAGGTGTTTCTGGTCCTCGAAGAAAATGCCGATGCGGAACTGGCCGAGCTGTTGCGAATCTTTGGTCGCAACTACCTGGAGTTCATCACCAACGAGGAAGTACTTGCCCTGTTTCGCAGCGCAGTCTCCGAGGAATTTTCCGGCAAACTGTCGCAGGAAATCTACAAGAACGGTCAGGTGCGAGGATGGGCCGAGGTGGAGGCCTATCTTGCCGACAAGATGAACCGGGGGATGCTTGCAGGGCCGTCTGCCAAGATCCTCAGCCTGCATCTCAAGGGGCTGCTGGAGTGTGGCATCGCCGAGCCGATCATGTATCGCTGTCCACCCACTCTGGCGTTTGACGAGGCGGTCGATACAGCTGTGGCGGCCTTCATGCGGGCCTACGGATGCGCACCACAGGCCCAGATCTGA
- a CDS encoding NAD(P)H-dependent oxidoreductase: MKDQYDIAVIVGSLRKASINRKVANAIVNLAPDNLSFRFVEVGNLPFYNTDLDDENAPEEWKAFRASIAPADGVLFVTPEYNRSVPAPIKNALDVGSRPYGQSVWAGKSAGVVSGSLGGIGGFGANHHLRQSLTFLDMPTMQQPEAYIGGFGDLFDENDQITNDGTRDFLAKFAFAFADWVALHAKA; this comes from the coding sequence ATGAAGGACCAATATGATATTGCAGTGATTGTCGGCAGCTTGAGAAAGGCTTCCATCAACCGCAAGGTTGCCAACGCAATCGTCAATCTCGCTCCAGATAATCTGTCCTTCCGCTTTGTCGAAGTCGGCAATCTGCCCTTCTACAATACGGACCTTGACGACGAAAACGCTCCGGAGGAATGGAAAGCCTTCCGCGCTTCCATCGCGCCCGCAGATGGCGTGCTCTTTGTTACGCCAGAATATAACCGCTCGGTTCCGGCGCCGATCAAGAATGCCCTTGATGTGGGGTCGCGCCCATATGGCCAGAGTGTCTGGGCTGGCAAGTCTGCCGGTGTTGTTTCCGGCTCGCTCGGTGGGATTGGCGGTTTTGGTGCCAACCATCACCTGCGCCAGTCACTCACTTTCCTTGATATGCCCACCATGCAGCAGCCCGAGGCCTATATCGGGGGCTTCGGCGATCTGTTCGATGAAAACGACCAGATTACGAATGATGGTACGCGCGATTTTCTTGCCAAGTTCGCGTTTGCTTTCGCCGACTGGGTGGCCCTGCATGCCAAGGCTTGA
- the ychF gene encoding redox-regulated ATPase YchF — MGFKCGIVGLPNVGKSTLFNALTKTAAAQAANYPFCTIEPNTGDVAVPDPRMDAIAKIAGSKELIPTRLTFVDIAGLVRGASKGEGLGNQFLANIREVDAIVHVLRCFEDDDITHVEGKIDPVTDAETVETELMISDMESLERRVANLRKRGQTGDKDAKLQAALMDRLLELLHDGKPGRMLAVADDEERKAVNGLNLLTTKPVLYICNVDEESAATGNKFSKAVEDMAEKQGAGAVVISAAIEAEISQLDAEEQAEFLETLSLEEPGLDRMIRAGYDLLHLITYFTAGPKETRAWTVTRGCKAPQAAGVIHTDFERGFIRAQTIAYNDYVTLGGETAAKEAGKARDEGKEYVVQDGDVMLFKFNT; from the coding sequence ATGGGCTTCAAATGCGGGATCGTGGGGCTGCCAAACGTCGGCAAATCCACTCTTTTCAATGCCTTGACAAAAACTGCAGCAGCGCAGGCAGCCAACTATCCCTTCTGCACCATCGAACCGAATACCGGTGACGTTGCCGTGCCGGATCCGCGCATGGATGCCATTGCCAAGATTGCCGGTTCCAAGGAACTGATCCCGACGCGCCTGACCTTTGTCGACATCGCCGGTCTCGTGCGCGGCGCGTCCAAGGGGGAAGGCTTGGGCAACCAGTTTCTGGCCAACATCCGCGAAGTGGACGCCATCGTCCATGTGCTGCGCTGCTTTGAAGATGACGACATCACCCACGTCGAAGGCAAGATCGATCCGGTGACCGACGCGGAAACCGTCGAGACTGAACTGATGATCTCGGACATGGAAAGCCTTGAGCGCCGCGTTGCCAACCTGCGCAAGCGCGGCCAGACCGGTGACAAGGATGCCAAGCTACAGGCCGCCCTGATGGACCGTCTGCTGGAGCTGCTGCACGATGGCAAGCCCGGCCGTATGCTGGCGGTTGCCGATGACGAGGAGCGCAAGGCTGTCAACGGCCTCAACCTGCTGACGACCAAGCCGGTTCTCTATATCTGCAACGTCGACGAGGAAAGCGCCGCCACCGGCAACAAATTCTCCAAGGCCGTTGAAGACATGGCCGAAAAGCAGGGTGCGGGCGCTGTCGTGATCTCGGCTGCCATCGAGGCGGAAATCTCACAGCTGGACGCCGAGGAGCAGGCCGAGTTTCTTGAAACCCTCAGCCTTGAAGAACCGGGCCTTGATCGCATGATCCGTGCAGGCTACGACCTGCTGCATCTGATCACCTATTTCACCGCAGGCCCGAAAGAGACCCGCGCCTGGACGGTGACCCGTGGCTGCAAGGCACCGCAGGCCGCCGGTGTCATTCACACCGACTTCGAGCGCGGCTTCATTCGCGCCCAGACGATTGCCTACAACGACTATGTCACGCTTGGTGGCGAAACCGCTGCCAAGGAAGCCGGCAAGGCACGCGACGAAGGCAAGGAATATGTCGTGCAGGACGGCGACGTCATGCTCTTCAAATTCAACACCTAG